ATTCGCTGACCGACGAGGAGCATCGTGTGCGCAAATGACTACGACGATGAGGTTATACCTGGTAATTCATCAGTAGTTTGTGCTATCCGAGATTCCTCGCCTCGTGTGTCCCACTGGTACCTAAACTAGGCAGACTGGAACGATAAGATAGGGATGAAAATGCGGACAGGGCATGGCGTGCATGTGCCTGTGGTGTCGCACCCTAAAATAGAGTCGAAATTGGCGCACGGGCATTTCGAGCCCTAACCTAACGTTTCATGATGGAGTTCGGTCCGGCTGTGCCGCCCCCTGGACCCTCACCAGGAACCATTAAGAACCGTGTTTGTGGGCCCTAAAAACACGCGATTTACTAATCGAAAAGACGAGCAGGCAGCAGGTCACAAATATCATTCTTTGATCTGCTCAACTCAGGTGCTCATTCTACATCATCAGGGGCCGGAGCAACAGAGCCACTACCTTTACATCCATTCTCAATTTAGTGCACGGAGTTTCCTACTGGTCTGCCGCACACTCGTTGAGAGCCAAACCTGAACGGGCTGTTTCGTTACCAGTATCCACACAGCTGTCAGGGTCCATGTATGGGGCTGATCATGTCCAATATGAGCGCGGGAGTTTTGCCCGCCAAGCTTTGGGCGTCTCCATGTGGGTGTCGGGTATTAGATCCGACGTTACCGCGAACGAGAGAAGCTTTCGTAGCAGTTCATTTGAATGTGGATGGATGTGACAGCAGGGTTTCCGGTTGTCAACCTAGCGTATGGCAGTTGAGACGTCTTGAAGAGTCATAGACATACACCGATTGATACAGCAGGAGCCGTCAAACACATCAAGAAGTCGGACTAATGTGGCCTCGGTTCAGCACGAGGTCCCGTAATCACATCCAACTGATCGGGCGCATTGGATTGGCGAGTCCACGAAGCTATCTGAGACACAATGCCGCCTAATTTAGTCGCGACACATATCCCGTCACATAACAAAACCCCTATTCTTCCAGAAACAGCTGCCATTCCAGGCCCTTTATTTAAACACCAACAATGTCGGAGTATTGcatttttggtggtggaaacTTATATCCCTTCACCAAAAACCGTATTATTATCACTGAGCCAAGCGGCTGTCGTGTCCAACATGCAACTCGGCCACGCGAAACtattcctcttttttctgtccCTGTTCACACCGGCTTTATCCCGGCGCATTGGTCATAAGCACACTCATGTCGCTGAGCGAGAGGCTCCCGCCTGTACGCCAACTGCCGGTGGGTCACCCACTGTGGACGATGTGCCAGCCATCGAgtcagccatggctgcttgTCCCTCTGGCACAATCATGATTCCAGCAAAGTCTACCTATCATATCAACTCTGAACTTTCTTTCGCCAAATGCTCCGGTTGCACTTTACAAGTCGAGGGAACGCTGTTGGTGTCAGATGATACGAAGGCTTGGAGTGGCAAAGACGCCGTCTTGAACCTCGAAGACGTCAACGACGTCAGTATTGTTTCGAAAACCGGGAAGGGTGTGATTGATGGCAACGGGCAAGCCGCCTGGGACCTGTTAAACAAGGACAAGAATTACTCCCGGGTCAAATGTCTACTCTATCTCACCGGTAAAACGTCCGGCGTCACCATTTCAGGACTCACGATGAGGAATCCGCCAAATGTCTTCTCCTCAGTCAAGCAGAGTGTTACGAATGTCACCTATTCCAATTTGATTCTCACGGCTGTTTCCAAGAGCGATGCACTGCCGAAGAATACCGACGGATTTGACCTTGGCGGCACTGGAATCCGGATGGATAACATCAAAGTTCAGAACGGCGACGACTGCATTGCCATCCAGAACGGCGCGGAAGATATCACTGTGATGAACATTCAATGCACCGGGTCTCACGGTCTTAGTATCGGTAGTATTGGCAAAACACCCGGGGAAGTCGACACCGTCAAAAATATTCATTTCAAAAACGCTAAGATGACCAAATGCTCCAAGGCAGCTGGAATCAAGATCTACTCTGGAGGTTACGGCACAGCTGAAGTCAGCAACATCACCTGGGAGAACGTCATGGTGGATGGTACCTCGTATGCCTTCCAGGTCCAGACCTGCTACGGATcggatgagaaggaatgCGCTTCTCAGCCTAGTACTGCTAAGCTGACGGACATTGTTGTCAAGGGGTTCAGCGGTAAAACTGATAAGGATGAGCCGGTCGCTAGCATTAATTGCCCAGCCAAGGGTACCTGTGGACTTTCGCTGACTGAGATGAAGGTGCAGTCTGCTACTGGGGGTGAGGAATACCAATGTTCTAATGCTGGAACTATTGGTGTCAAGTGTGCCCCGGGCGCAAGTGGATAAGCTGCGATATTAGTGCAGCAGCCGGTCAGTTCTCATGATGGCCAGGCTTGCACGAAATGCCATTCATTATAGTTCTCATGTGGTCGAAGTTGGGAACAGGAAGAGTTTTAGCTACTCCATAGTGATTTACTACTTTACCAAATTTTCAATAAATAATAATCCCCTCTGTTGTATATACTTCCACTACTGTCTAATATATACAGAATACCTGCATTATTGTCTGGAAATAATGCCATTCACCAGCTGTAACCACGGAGGTCAAATTCCATGGTAAAATAATCAGCAAGGAACAGGCAAAGCACCATAGATAGCCGGTGCATCGAAAAGGTCCAACTCAGCCTTGCGGCGACGAGTAAGCCCATTGACGACTTGTCCGTTGGCCTTATTCCATTGCGGCAGTTCGTCATGCGCAACAGTCGCCACATTCTCACCCTTGTTCATGCGGGCCACAAGGTCCGACTTTTGCATGTTGCCATTTCCGATGTTGAATGTCCAAGACACAAGAGCAGCGTATTGGTTATCATTTAAGGTGACTGGGTCCGCTAGGGCATTGGTGAGGGCGTCTTGGTAGGACTATTCGATAATCAGCATGTCTGTATGTACTTTAAATGTGCATGGTAATAACTCACAACCAAGTCATCAGCCAGTAGTCTGCTGGCATCTGCCTCGGACAATGGCTTAGGGTAGGTCACTTCGGAGCAGGTCGCATCGCCACAGAGGTGACCATAACCAATGGTCGGGTTGCCGAAGCCATCGTCGTAAACGCTGGGCTGGAATGACTCAAAGCTCTTAATCAAGTTAAGACCGTTTTGGTTGACAGGAGGGCCTGTGCAGGCAACAGCAAGGGCTGGGAGAAAGACACCCAGGAACTTGAGCGAGGAAGACATATTGAGTGGTGATTCGGATATTTTCGTGTCTGGAGATCTAGTTTCTTTCACGGGTATGCAGGCCTTCTTATGCTTCTCCAATCGTTGGTGACTGTCTTATTCTCCCGCTCATATCTCGTAGTGCACCCCAAAATACGAAGTAGCGCGAAGATCGATATTTCTTGAACACGAGATCGCCCGCCCCTTGAAGCATGTAAACTCGGTGATAAGGTTCGTGATCGACATAATCTTGCGCTTGGGATACTCGTAGACTACTGTATCCACGCTTCAGGTTGTCTAAAAGTTCAGTCTAACTAGCTGATCGACAGATGTCCCCTCGATACATCGTCGAGGATCTAAGCTTGGCGTCCCGCTAGAGTTCGTACCGGCCGTTGATCTTCACTTGCGTTTCTCCCTGGAGACCCTTAAATGGCTATGATCATTGTGTGGTCCCTGTGAATACGAGGTCCCAGGCACAGCCACTCCCGCGAACCGTTTGGTTGTGCTAGTTGCTCACTATGGTCCCTATTCTTAGTACAGGAACTTGGTTAACATCTCTCTGTTGTAGTAATGCTAAACTATGAGCTATCGCTTTCGAATAGCCATTATCAATAAGTTCGGCTTTCAGAAGTACTGGTCCATAGCGATGATAGTTCTACATACTCATAGAACGTCAAATACCAGTCGACAAACAGCATTGAGTAACGAGAGCCGGGAACTCAGTAGGATGTCAACCACTGTCAGTTGAGTAGTAGAGTAGTGCGGCATTGAGTTACAAGGCTTGTGCGGGCATCATTTCACATTTACATCTTACAAACCGATATGTACAGAATTACGCTCATAATATTACCCTCCAACTCTAAGATACACTGGCTACTTACATGTGTCCGGCTGGCCAGATTGTTCGGTTGGAGGCACGATCAAATGCCTAAGGTATTTTGGCCGAGCGGCAACACGATTGACATGTCCCATGGTAGTTTGCCCGGCCggcatcttgaagaagcagtaGAAAATAACAGCCAGCTGATCCTATAGAAAGTCTCCCAGTAAACACATGAACGATCTCATGAACTGACAGCGCCGGCGTCATTGTCGGCCAACACATCTACTCTAGTCACACTTCGGGACAATTTGCTTCTAGATCGTAGGTCCTATAGGGACACTCACATATCATATTGTTAGGAGAAGTATCTGAGAACGGTTTATTAgtaattattattaaaacCGGTTGAGGATTAGTGAAACCACAACATAATGGTGCTTTAACTTACACCACTTGGAATCAGTACTGTGCGTCATTATAGGAAGAGCATCTTACCCATGACTCAAACTAGACACTCTTGATCACAAATATAGAGCATTTCTAATAAaggtgtactccgtacttcaAGTACTTAGAACTCTACTTCTTATCTACTAAGGATTGACCATCAGCTTTAAAGCTCATGAGACCATGGCCGGTATCTAAAAATAATTACCGGGCGTAGGGCTCAAATGACCGGACCCTAAAAAAAGGGACCGGAGCTTGGATCTCGACTATCTAGCAGTCTGTTGCACGTTTTCAATATCGCTTCCTCATATCAATGGTTACAATGTCCCCACTACCTAAAGCCTTTTCCGTCATCACGCTTAAGCACTCATTCGGCATTGTCCCACTTGTGCAGTGCGGCGGAAATGTGGAGTTACCGGGGATGGATCTAGATAGGTCTATTAAAAGCCACGATAGCTACATTTTTGGAA
The sequence above is a segment of the Aspergillus oryzae RIB40 DNA, chromosome 3 genome. Coding sequences within it:
- a CDS encoding uncharacterized protein (predicted protein) encodes the protein MQLGHAKLFLFFLSLFTPALSRRIGHKHTHVAEREAPACTPTAGGSPTVDDVPAIESAMAACPSGTIMIPAKSTYHINSELSFAKCSGCTLQVEGTLLVSDDTKAWSGKDAVLNLEDVNDVSIVSKTGKGVIDGNGQAAWDLLNKDKNYSRVKCLLYLTGKTSGVTISGLTMRNPPNVFSSVKQSVTNVTYSNLILTAVSKSDALPKNTDGFDLGGTGIRMDNIKVQNGDDCIAIQNGAEDITVMNIQCTGSHGLSIGSIGKTPGEVDTVKNIHFKNAKMTKCSKAAGIKIYSGGYGTAEVSNITWENVMVDGTSYAFQVQTCYGSDEKECASQPSTAKLTDIVVKGFSGKTDKDEPVASINCPAKGTCGLSLTEMKVQSATGGEEYQCSNAGTIGVKCAPGASG
- a CDS encoding lysozyme (predicted protein), yielding MSSSLKFLGVFLPALAVACTGPPVNQNGLNLIKSFESFQPSVYDDGFGNPTIGYGHLCGDATCSEVTYPKPLSEADASRLLADDLVSYQDALTNALADPVTLNDNQYAALVSWTFNIGNGNMQKSDLVARMNKGENVATVAHDELPQWNKANGQVVNGLTRRRKAELDLFDAPAIYGALPVPC